GGATTTGCTCGGATTGAAAAAGGTCGCTCCTATAAGCAAACTGAGTTCGGATTGGATATCTTTAGTGTCGCTGATAGCGCAATTCTTGATGATCCTCTGGGTGATGTGTTCAGTGATACCAATATTACCGATGATGACAATAATTTTGTTTTTGCCAAGTCAGGTAGCAACAAGCAAAGTTATTTGGCCGCTACTTCGACAGATGCGATCTACGGTAAATTCGATTGGACCCTTGAGGAAACCTGGCGTATTTCAGCTGGGGCCCGATGGGAGGACTATAGTCAAGCTGCTTTAGAGTGGAACCCCTATAGTTTCTCGCAAAGTGAACCACAGATTACGAATGACCCAGAGGAGTTGGCTGAAGCGGTATATACGGATGATGATATTTATCCATCATTATCCTTGACCTATATGGGGTCATTTTGGGCGGAGACATTCCAGTTGAGGTTCGGTGCATCCAAGACCGCTGTTCGGCCCGACTTGCGTGAAATTACCGACGCTATTTATATAGATCCGCGCACTGATGATCAGATCAGGGGGAATTCGAGTGTTCGGCCGTCGGAGATCGACAACTACGATATTCGCGCAGAGTGGTTTTTTGATAGCGGCGATAGCCTGACTATTTCGGCTTTCTATAAGGATATTATTAATCCTATTGAGTTTTTTGAAGCTGCCTCAAGTGATGACAATGTTGCGCGAGAGATTATAAATGCTGAGTCTGGTGAGATTACCGGTATAGAAATAGAGGGTATGAAAAGCCTTGGCTTTATCTCTGACCCAATGGATAGCTTCTTCCTGCAGGGCAATATTACGCTTCAAGACTCGGAAATTGTTGCCGGTGATGAGGCTGATGCACCGACTAATGCAGTCCGCGAAATGACAGGGGCATCTGATTATGTGGTTAATATGCTGCTCGGCTTTGATAGCCCGGACGGGAACCATTCTGCCAGCTTGGTTTATAACGTATTTGGTGAGCGCCTTTACAAAGCGGGGCGAGATCCTCATCCCGATTCATTTGAGCAGCCATTCCACTCTCTGGATTTGACTTACTTCTGGTATCCAACTGATGAGGTGACGGTGAAGGCGAAAGTGCAGAACCTTTTGGGTGAAGCCATTGAAATTGAGAGGCAGGGGGGCGCCGTTTTTGAAGAGGAGATTGGGCAGACTTTCGCATTGAGCGCGCAGTACAAGTTCTAGGGAGGTTAGCTGGCTGTGCCTTAGATTAAGTGCACGAAAATATGCGTTCTCAAGCAATAAAAAATGGCGCCATCGGCGCCATTTTTATGTGTAGACCCAATTACATATTTGGATAATTGGGGCCGCCGGCACCTTCAGGGGTTACCCAAACAATATTTTGGGTTGGGTCCTTAATGTCACAGGTCTTACAGTGTACGCAGTTTTGAGCGTTGATCTGGAAGCGCTTACCGTTGGTGTCCTCAATAACCTCATAAACACCGGCAGGGCAGTAGCGCTGCGCGGGTTCATCGTAAATCGGCAGGTTGTGACTCAGCGGAACTTCTGGGTCCTTCAGGGTCAGGTGGCAAGGCTGGTCTTCTTCGTGGTTAGTATTGGAAATAAACACGGAAGATAGCTTGTCAAAACTGAGTACGCCGTCGGGCTTCGGATAGTCAATCTTTGCGCAGTCAGCAGCAGGTTTGAGCTGGGCGTGGTCAGCCTTGGTGTCGCGCAGGGTCCAGGGAAGCTTGCCTTTAAAGATATTGATATCCACAAATGCATAGGCAGATCCCAGAATGTTGCCCCATTTGTGCTGGGCAGGGCCGAAGTTGCGCTGCATGTGCAGCTCTTTCCAGGCCCAGCTATCGCGATACTTGGTGGTGTAGTCGGTCAGCTCTTCGCTGTTGCGCTCAGCGGCGAGGGCTTCAACTACAGACTCAGCCGCGATCATGCCGGATTTCATCGCGGTGTGATTGCCCTTGATCTTGGCAAAGTTCAGGGTGCCGGCGTTATCACCGATCAACAGGCCGCCAGGGAAGGTCATTTTCGGTTGGGATTGAAGGCCACCTTTTACTATGGCGCGGGCACCGTAGGCGACGCGCTCGCCACCTTCCAGGTACTGCTTGATTACCGGATGGTGTTTATAGCGCTGGAACTCGTCAAATGGACTCACATGGGGGTTGCTGTAGGCGAGGTCAGTAATCAAGCCGACAACAACCTGGTTGTCTTCGAGGTGGTAAAGGAAGCCGCCACCGTGGGTGGAGCTTTGTTCCAGCGGCCAGCCAGCGGTGTGAACAACCAGGCCTTGCTGGTATTTGTCCGCAGGGACTTTCCAAATCTCTTTAATACCGATGCCGTAGTGTTGTGGGTCGGCATCTTCGTCTAGCTTAAAGCGTTCGATCAGCTGCTTGCCCAGGTGACCGCGACAACCTTCAGCGAAGAGAGTGTATTTGGCATGCAGCTCCATGCCCGGCATGTAAGAGTCTTTCTGCTCTCCGTTCATGCCGATGCCCATATCGCCAGTAGCGATACCTTTTACAGAGCCATCTTCGTTGTACAGAACTTCAGCAGCAGCGAAGCCAGGGAAGATTTCCACTCCCAGGCTTTCGGCTTGTTCTGCCAGCCAACGGCACAGGTTGCCGAGACTGATAATGTAGTTGCCCTCGTTGTGCATGGTGCTGGGCACAAACATGTTGGGGACTTTTATAGAGTTCTCTTCGCTGCGCAGGACGTAGATGTCGTCGCCTTTTACCTCAGTATTGAGGGGGGCTCCACGTTCTTTCCAGTCGGGGAAGAGTTCATTAAGGGCGGTGGGCTCAAATACAGCACCGGATAGGATGTGAGCTCCTACTTCTGAGCCTTTCTCCACGACACATACAGAGACGTCTTCATTGAGCTGACGAATACGACAGGCCGCGGCCAATCCAGCGGGGCCGGCACCCACGATCACTACATCGTATTCCATTGATTCGCGTTCCACGGCACTCTCCTCAGCAGTTGTATTCAACTTTTTTGCGGCCAATCCGGCCTTATCATTTATATTGCTGGCGGATTATATAGGCGTTTAATCAACCCTACCAATTGCATGACTATTCATTTGCTATGGCAAATGCGCTGTATTTCAACGGCTTACTGGGGGTGGATAGGTGGTTCTTATTCCCGGAAATAGATTTTGTGAATGGCAGGAGGGACTTCCATTTGACTATTGATTTTGCGTTATAGAACCGCCACCATACACGCCGTTCAAACACTTGTTTGACCAGAACACCGTATCCGTTCGCGACGTGAATTATCAGTCGCGGCTGTTAAAAAGCATATTTGAGACGGGATTTCCATGAAAGTTCTTGTAGCTGTGAAACGCGTTGTTGACTACAACGTCAAGGTTCGCCCCAAGGCGGACGGCTCTGACGTTGATACAGCCAACGTCAAAATGTCTATCAACCCCTTCTGCGAAATCGCAGTAGAAGAGGCGGTGCGCTTGAAGGAAAAAGGCGTTGTCAGCGAGATAGTCGCCGTTTCCATGGGCTCCAAGCAATGCCAAGAGCAAATCCGCACTGCACTGGCCCTGGGTGCCGACCGCGGTATCCTGGTTGAGACCGATGCTGAGCTGCAGCCTTTGGCAGTAGCCAAATGCTTGAAAGCGATTGTTGAGAAAGAAGAGCCTCAAATGGTAATTCTGGGCAAGCAGTCCATCGATGGCGATAACAACCAGACCGGCCAGATGCTGGGCGCTTTGACTGGCATGGGGCAGGGTACCTTCGCCTCTGAAGTTGCCGTAGAAGGCGACGCTGTTAAGGTAACTCGTGAAATTGACGGCGGCCTGCAGACTGTTGAACTGAAACTGCCTGCCATTGTTACTACTGACCTGCGCCTGAATGAGCCGCGTTACGCCTCCCTGCCTAACATCATGAAGGCAAAGCGTAAGCCTCTCGATACCACGACCCCGGATGAGCTGGGCGTTGATATTACTCCCCGCACCAAAACCCTGAAAGTTGAGCCGCCGGCTGAGCGTCAAGCAGGCATTAAGGTTGCTGACGTTGCTGAACTGGTAGAGAAACTGAAAAACGAGGCGAAGGTAATCTGATGAGCATTCTGGTTATTGCTGAACACGACAACGCCGAGCTGAAGGGCGCTACGCTCAATACCATCGCTGCTGCCAAGGCTATTGGCGGTGATGTTGCTGTATTGGTTGCTGGATCTGGCTGCGGCCCTGTCGCGGAAGCTGCTGCTAAAGCTGAAGGCGTTTCCAAAGTACTGCTGGCAGATAATGCTGCTTACGAGCATCAGTTGGCTGAGAACGTTGCCAAGCTGGTAGCGGACTTGGGCAAAGACTACGGCCACATCCTGGCTCCAGCCACTACTACCGGCAAGAACATGCTGCCACGCGCTGCTGCGCTGCTGGATGTACAGCCGATTTCCGACATCGTTGCTGTTGAAAGTGCAGATACTTTCAAGCGCCCGATTTATGCCGGTAACGTCATTGCCACTGTACAGAGCTCCGATGCCATTAAGGTGATCTCTGTGCGTACTACTGCCTTCGACGCAGTGTCCGCTGAAGGTGGAAGTGCCGCAGTTGAGTCTGTAGATATCGCAGATGACGCTGGTGCTTCCTCTTTTGTTGGTGAAGAGCTGGCTGTATCCGATCGCCCTGAATTGACCGCTGCGAGCGTAGTCATTTCTGGTGGCCGCGGCATGCAGAATGGCGAAAACTTCGAAATGCTGTATAAACTGGCCGACAAGCTGGGTGCTGCAGTTGGCGCCTCCCGTGCTGCTGTGGATGCAGGTTTCGTACCTAACGATATGCAGGTTGGCCAAACCGGTAAGATCGTTGCTCCTGATCTGTATATTGCCGTTGGCATCTCCGGCGCAATCCAGCACTTGGCAGGCATGAAAGACTCCAAGGTTATCGTAGCCATTAACAAGGATGAAGAAGCACCGATCTTCTCCGTTGCTGACTATGGCCTGGTAGCTGATCTGTTTGAAGCTGTACCAGAGCTTGAGACAAAGCTGTAATGCCCGATTGCTATACTAGCTAGCATTGAAAAAGGCGGCGTCATGCCGCCTTTTTTCGTTTTTTGGTGACAAACTGCGGAACTAGTGTGCAATTTAAGGGACGAAATGAGGGTTTGCAGCGTTTAACTTGAAAGAGCGTTGCCTTTCCCGGGCTGAGGCAAGAAAATAGGCGTCAAAAACCAATAACCTCAGAAAGTTGAACTTGTATGTGGGTATGTTCATGTCCCCTCTAGCACGAGCCGTAGGCTCAATTGGCAATAAGTTTGCCCAGGGTGAGCCGAGCAAAGGTCTTTCCCGTGGCACCATGGCGGCGTCAGCTATTGGCCTGTTGTGGTTGTCCGGCAACTTATTTGCTTATGGCTCCCTACTGGTACCAAGCGATCCGCAGGAGTCTCTGCTGGTAGAGCGCAAAAGCCCGAGAGGGGCTCTCCCCCCAGCGCTGCCAGTCTCCCCAGCACTCCGTTCTTTGGTCGTGCTGAACCTAAAAAAGCTACGGAAGTCCCTGAAGTCGATCTCGATAATATTCCTTTGACTCAGTTGAATATCGTTTTATCCGGTGTTTTTGATAGTTCCAATAAAACCAAAGCCAGTGCTCTGGTGTCGGAGAAAGGTAAACCCTCCAAGCGTTTGTATGTTGGTGATCGGCTTCCAGGTGGCGCCGAACTATATTCTGTTGAGGTTGACCACGTGGTTCTTCGTCGTAATGGCAGGATGGAAAAACTGACATACCCAGAAGTGGATGGAAGACCAAACGTACCTTTGAAAGGCGTCAGTAGTTCCAGGCAGAGAACGGCGAGTTCCAGCTCCTCCAGAAGAAGCACTGCGCAACGGGGTGAGAACCAGCAGAACATTCGGGAGAGAATGGAGCAACTGCGTGAATTGGCCCGCGAGCGACGTGCTCAGCGTGAGCCTAAATAAAAACTATCTACCTAGATTGTTTTGATTTTTTGAACATTTACTAGAGCCAGATAAATAATGATGAAGATGTTTTATCGACGGCTGCTTGCGGTCGGATTGAGTTTTTTTGTTTGTACTGCAACGCTGGCTCAGGGCCCGGAGCGGGTTACCCTTTCTCTCGACAATGCAGACATTCGTGATCTGATCAATTGGGCCGCTGACTTCACTGGCAAAAATATTATTGTCCACCCAAACGTTAAAGGTAAGGTCACTGTGGTTGCCGGCGACCCCATGACTCATAACGAAGCCTTTGATGTGTTTATGTCCGTGCTCCAGGTTAACGGGTTTAGCCTAGTGGAGCAGGGTGGCACCTGGAAGGTAGTTCCAGATGCATTAGCCAAGCAGCAAGCAATACCTGTCGCTGATGAGACTACTCGCGCTCCAGCGGAGTCCCTCGTTGTGCGTACTGTAAGGGTAGAGAATATCTCCGCTTCACAGTTGATCGCCATGCTTCGCCCATTGATTCCGCAAACTGGGCACTTGGCGGCTTACGCGGATACCAACACCCTGATCATTGCCGATCGCGCTGCCAATATTGACCAGATTATTCGTCTGGTGAAACAGCTTGATCGGGCTGGTGCCATTGATATTGAAGTGGTACCGCTGATGTTTGCTTCCGCGAAAGCAGTCCAACAGGTACTTAATGACCTTCTTCAAACCAGCGGAAACAAGGCTGGCAAAGAAGTGCAGCCTCTGCGAATCTCTGTTGATGAACGTTCCAATAGCATTTTGCTGACCGGAGACCCAGTTACTCGACAGCAGATCAAGACCGTTATCGGTCGCCTAGATGCGCCGCTAGATGGCGATGGCAACA
This DNA window, taken from Microbulbifer sp. VAAF005, encodes the following:
- a CDS encoding electron transfer flavoprotein-ubiquinone oxidoreductase, which translates into the protein MEYDVVIVGAGPAGLAAACRIRQLNEDVSVCVVEKGSEVGAHILSGAVFEPTALNELFPDWKERGAPLNTEVKGDDIYVLRSEENSIKVPNMFVPSTMHNEGNYIISLGNLCRWLAEQAESLGVEIFPGFAAAEVLYNEDGSVKGIATGDMGIGMNGEQKDSYMPGMELHAKYTLFAEGCRGHLGKQLIERFKLDEDADPQHYGIGIKEIWKVPADKYQQGLVVHTAGWPLEQSSTHGGGFLYHLEDNQVVVGLITDLAYSNPHVSPFDEFQRYKHHPVIKQYLEGGERVAYGARAIVKGGLQSQPKMTFPGGLLIGDNAGTLNFAKIKGNHTAMKSGMIAAESVVEALAAERNSEELTDYTTKYRDSWAWKELHMQRNFGPAQHKWGNILGSAYAFVDINIFKGKLPWTLRDTKADHAQLKPAADCAKIDYPKPDGVLSFDKLSSVFISNTNHEEDQPCHLTLKDPEVPLSHNLPIYDEPAQRYCPAGVYEVIEDTNGKRFQINAQNCVHCKTCDIKDPTQNIVWVTPEGAGGPNYPNM
- a CDS encoding electron transfer flavoprotein subunit beta/FixA family protein, which produces MKVLVAVKRVVDYNVKVRPKADGSDVDTANVKMSINPFCEIAVEEAVRLKEKGVVSEIVAVSMGSKQCQEQIRTALALGADRGILVETDAELQPLAVAKCLKAIVEKEEPQMVILGKQSIDGDNNQTGQMLGALTGMGQGTFASEVAVEGDAVKVTREIDGGLQTVELKLPAIVTTDLRLNEPRYASLPNIMKAKRKPLDTTTPDELGVDITPRTKTLKVEPPAERQAGIKVADVAELVEKLKNEAKVI
- a CDS encoding FAD-binding protein, with protein sequence MSILVIAEHDNAELKGATLNTIAAAKAIGGDVAVLVAGSGCGPVAEAAAKAEGVSKVLLADNAAYEHQLAENVAKLVADLGKDYGHILAPATTTGKNMLPRAAALLDVQPISDIVAVESADTFKRPIYAGNVIATVQSSDAIKVISVRTTAFDAVSAEGGSAAVESVDIADDAGASSFVGEELAVSDRPELTAASVVISGGRGMQNGENFEMLYKLADKLGAAVGASRAAVDAGFVPNDMQVGQTGKIVAPDLYIAVGISGAIQHLAGMKDSKVIVAINKDEEAPIFSVADYGLVADLFEAVPELETKL
- a CDS encoding type II secretion system protein N, whose protein sequence is MVVRQLICLWLPTGTKRSAGVSAGRAQKPERGSPPSAASLPSTPFFGRAEPKKATEVPEVDLDNIPLTQLNIVLSGVFDSSNKTKASALVSEKGKPSKRLYVGDRLPGGAELYSVEVDHVVLRRNGRMEKLTYPEVDGRPNVPLKGVSSSRQRTASSSSSRRSTAQRGENQQNIRERMEQLRELARERRAQREPK